A single Equus quagga isolate Etosha38 chromosome 8, UCLA_HA_Equagga_1.0, whole genome shotgun sequence DNA region contains:
- the LOC124243425 gene encoding olfactory receptor-like protein OLF3, whose protein sequence is MGTDNKSCVGEFILLGLSSDCDTQVFLFLLFLTTYLVTVLGNFLIVLLIRLDSRLHTPMYFFLINLSLVDVSYATSIVPQLLAHLLVEHKVIPYVSCAVQLFFSLSLGGIEFVLLAVMAYDRYVAVCDPLRYSVIMHGGLCTRLAITSWVSGSINSLMHTTITFQLPMCTDKFIDHTSCEILAVVRLASVDTSSNEVAIMVSSIVLLMTSLCLVLLSYIKIISTILKIQSTEGRKKAFQTCASHLTVVVLCYGMAIFTYIQPHSSPSVLQEKLISLFYAISMPMLNPMIYSFRNKEVKGDREKLLGQLSGLTSKLAS, encoded by the coding sequence ATGGGAACAGATAACAAGTCATGTGTGGGAGAATTTATTCTCCTTGGCCTCTCCAGTGACTGCGACACTCaggtctttctcttcctcttgttctTGACCACATACCTGGTGACAGTGCTGGGGAACTTCCTCATTGTCCTTCTGATCAGACTGGACAGCAgactccacacccccatgtatttctttctcatcaACCTCTCCCTTGTTGATGTCTCTTATGCCACAAGCATTGTTCCTCAGCTGCTGGCACATCTTCTTGTAGAACATAAAGTAATCCCTTATGTGAGCTGTGCAGtccagttatttttctctctcagcttgGGTGGGATTGAGTTTGTTCTACTGGCAGTAATGGCCTATGACCGATATGTGGCTGTGTGTGACCCTCTGAGATACTCGGTCATCATGCATGGAGGGCTCTGCACTAGGTTGGCCATCACATCCTGGGTCAGTGGCTCCATCAACTCTCTCATGCATACTACCATCACCTTTCAGCTGCCCATGTGCACAGACAAGTTTATTGATCACACATCCTGTGAAATCCTAGCTGTGGTCAGACTGGCCTCTGTGGACACCTCTTCCAATGAGGTTGCAATCATGGTTTCTAGCATTGTGCTGCTGATGACATCTTTATGTCTGGTTCTCTTGTCCTACATCAAGATCATCTCCACCATCCTAAAGATCCAGTCCACAGAGGGCAGGAAGAAAGCCTTTCAAACCTGTGCCTCTCACCTCACAGTGGTTGTCCTGTGCTATGGCATGGCCATTTTCACTTACATCCAGCCCCATTCCAGCCCCTCTGTCCTTCAGGAGAAGTTGATCTCTCTCTTCTATGCCATTTCGATGCCCATGCTGAATCCCATGATTTATAGTTTTAGGAATAAGGAGGTGAAGGGAGACCGTGAGAAACTATTAGGACAATTATCTGGATTAACGTCAAAATTGGCAAGTTGA